A single Drosophila miranda strain MSH22 chromosome XR, D.miranda_PacBio2.1, whole genome shotgun sequence DNA region contains:
- the LOC108150991 gene encoding organic cation transporter protein, with translation MPNQKEGNGSSPAASNGHAEPEPAPSDEDNSLDAILVRIGQFGRYQIINYVLLCVPMLFNAFFSISYVFTASTVVHRCNITQCDSPASVYEESWLNFTVPYKNSAWDDCHRYVANETEQLYAPFTDPSGAYCDAVYFNRETETCGHDFKFRDEEKTISTEFGIFCTDQWKLSMVGTINNVGQFVGIPIGGFFADRYGRRTMLAIAGALSAFMGVIRSLSTNYYMFLIFEFLDMAVGSTLFPTAFLLAIELVGPKRRVAAATIITIFYSLGEAFLGFLASQVQHWRWLLRVLYAPAVLQILFLWILPESVRWLLSQGSEERAAAVLRRAARINKRPLPDEQLDELLATNRQKLSQANESQYPIMKAVRFFSLRILNCCLCWFTHTLIALGLSLNSVNLGGNKYTNFMLNGFIQIPGLLLPLIIMDRIGRRYSLCASMLLCAVCMGASAGIAPDNYAGALTLFLIGKLAITCSFQILYFFTSEIFPTNVRNSLLSLCSMVGRIGSMLAPQTPLLAKYYAYAPQILFASFALMSGVLTLAFPETADKVLPTTMEEARDLNLVKRRGQAVVGEEAEGPSTRKMC, from the exons ATGCCTAACCAAAAGGAGGGAAACGGCAGCTCTCCGGCTGCGAGCAACGGTCATGCGGAGCCGGAACCGGCACCGAGTGATGAAGATAACTCGCTGGACGCCATTCTCGTGCGTATTGGCCAGTTTGGACGCTATCAGATCATCAACTACGTGCTTTTGTGCGTTCCCATGCTCTTCAATGCCTTCTTTTCGATCTCATATGTGTTTACCGCGAGCACAGTGGTGCATAG GTGCAACATCACTCAGTGCGACAGCCCCGCCAGCGTTTACGAGGAGAGCTGGCTGAACTTCACAGTTCCGTACAAGAACTCCGCCTGGGACGACTGCCATCGCTATGTGGCGAATGAAACGGAGCAGCTTTACGCTCCGTTCACGGATCCATCTGGGGCGTACTGTGATGCCGTGTACTTTAACAGAGAGACGGAGACTTGTGGCCATGACTTCAAGTTCAGGGATGAGGAGAAGACCATCTCAACGGAG TTTGGAATCTTTTGCACCGATCAGTGGAAGCTCTCGATGGTGGGTACTATCAACAATGTGGGACAGTTTGTGGGCATACCCATTGGCGGCTTCTTTGCAGATCG ATACGGACGCCGAACAATGTTGGCCATAGCTGGAGCACTGAGTGCATTCATGGGCGTAATTCGCTCCCTGTCGACCAACTATTACATGTTCCTGATCTTCGAGTTCCTCGATATGGCCGTGGGCAGCACTCTTTTTCCCACGGCCTTCCTTTTGGCCATTGAGTTGGTAGGCCCCAAGCGTCGGGTGGCTGCGGCCACGATCATCACCATTTTCTACTCCCTGGGTGAGGCATTCCTCGGCTTCCTGGCCTCGCAGGTCCAGCACTGGCGCTGGCTACTCCGAGTGCTCTATGCCCCTGCTGTCCTGCAGATACTGTTTCTGTGGATACTTCCCGAGAGCGTGCGCTGGCTGCTCAGCCAGGGCTCGGAGGAACGAGCCGCTGCTGTGCTGCGTCGGGCAGCCCGAATCAACAAACGACCCTTGCCGGATGAGCAGTTGGATGAGCTGCTGGCCACCAATCGCCAGAAGCTGAGTCAGGCCAACGAGAGCCAGTACCCCATTATGAAAGCTGTGCGATTCTTCTCACTCCGTATTCTGaactgctgcctctgctggtTCACCCACACTCTGATCGCCCTGGGACTCAGCCTCAACTCGGTTAACTTGGGCGGAAACAAGTACACGAACTTCATGCTGAACGGGTTCATCCAGATCCCCGGTCTGCTCCTTCCACTGATCATCATGGATCGAATAGGCCGACGTTACTCGCTCTGCGCATCGATGCTCCTCTGTGCGGTCTGCATGGGCGCCTCCGCTGGCATTGCACCAG ATAACTACGCTGGCGCCCTGACATTGTTTCTTATTGGCAAGCTGGCTATCACCTGCAGCTTTCAGATTCTGTACTTCTTTACCTCGGAGATCTTTCCCACCAATGTGCGCAACAGTCTTCTTTCCCTTTGCTCCATGGTGGGTCGCATTGGCTCAATGCTGGCGCCGCAGACGCCTTTGCTG GCCAAGTATTATGCATACGCCCCGCAAATTCTCTTTGCCAGCTTTGCTCTGATGAGTGGTGTTCTTACACTGGCCTTTCCAGAGACGGCAGACAAAGTACTGCCCACCACCATGGAGGAGGCGCGCGATCTGAATCTGGTAAAACGCCGGGGACAGGCTGTTGTGGGTGAGGAAGCAGAAGGTCCTAGTACTCGTAAGATGTGTTGA